A stretch of DNA from Manihot esculenta cultivar AM560-2 chromosome 7, M.esculenta_v8, whole genome shotgun sequence:
agagagaaagaaacaaggaaaaggaaagaaaccaAAACCTCCAACTGTTCTTGTAGGCGTTTCTGGACATCTATCTGCATTCTTAGCGTTTCAGCAATCTGCATGCCTCTGCGATCAGGAAGATGACTAATTCAGGTCTAAGATTTTACGAGGGGAATCATatcagttttttcttttttggttgaaaagaaaaggaaattttaGTTAGATATGCATACGCTTTTGGGTCAAGTGCTATTGTATTTGTAAGATTCCTGTTAGTTTTTCCTGCAAATCAAACACATGATGTTCAGAAGTGGTAATGCATGCAAATCTGATGCAAGAAATGGCATTATCATTTTCAAGGTAAAATGTAATAAGGAAACGAAAAAGCCAGCCTATTGCTTGACATCATTGTAAAAAGTAGAGATGTAGATAAGATTcagtaaaagaagaagagcataTCTTAGTTTAGCTGTCACTTTAATACAATTGTAGCCATACAAGATAGAGATAGACAAAGAATAAGTACCTGGCAAGGACATCCATTCCTACCTAAAGTTTCCGGAAAACAAATATATAAGCTTTAATTCAATAGAATTGCAGTGTTTCTTGAGTTGCGAGGTCAGATTTTAGtcatagttattttttttttattacgagcataatttttattagtagATATCTAGGAAAAAACTTAACATGGCCATTGATTTTAATCATAGTTAGAAAATCAAAGGAACCAAATGATTCAAAAAACAACAAAATATATCAACTGATTAAAATATGGTCTCTTGATTAAGATATATCAATTGATTAATCCTCAAAATGAAATCTAAAACTTTTTTCTTGGTTCACTCAAATCCTTGAAAGGGTTATTAAATGCCAAAAACTATGATCAAGAACAAGATAGTAACCACTACCCAGTGTAGAATGGTTGGCTATATACGGCAAGGATTTGATGCTTTCATTTAACATATCGCCAGAAACCAAAGGGTACAAAGGATATTAATTTAACAATAGAACAGGCAATTAAAGGAATATACCTTCTGTTGATTTTGGAATATACCTGGAAATGCGATATTTCTGTAAACATAATTGGGGAAAATTACAATTAGATAGTCACGATCAAGATTTAAACAACCAAATCCATTATTGAGTAATGAAGATCAAAACCTGCAAGTGACTTTTAACATGGAAGATTGTTAATCCTTCAACCCCCATAAGCTTAAGAATCAACTTCGGAGTAGCCTCTACGCATTGCACGACAAAAGAATCTAGGATCAAAATCTTTATTCGCTAATGATCGTTCCTTTCACATTGTTTAGCCATTGAAATATCACTTACTTACAGGTCCTCCAAGAATATCTACACATTCAACGAATCGCTTATGAAGATCTTTAGTCCATCTAATACGCGTTTTGCATGTACCTGCTGGTCCTGATGTAACAGATTTGCTATTAGCGGAGACTATGCCATAACAAGGGTGCTTGGGCTGCTTGGCTGCCGGCTTGAAGTTGTAGTTGATCGGTTTGGTAAATTGAGAGCTGAATAATTGATAACCATTCTGTAATAATAAGCGAAAATATCATATACACTTGAAACAAGCCAATGACATATAAATATGTAGACTATGACAAAGAAGGATAAGAAGAAAGTTATGTAAACTCACCTCACAGTTCTGATGATTCTTGAAATTAATATGGCTTTGGTTGGGTTGATTCAATTCATTTGCAGACTTTTGCAGTATAGGAAGAAAGAGATCGCCCCCTGATGAATGAGGATGCAAATCTTGACACATCGTTTCTTTAATGGTTAGATTCTTATTGCTCTCTGATTTTACAGTTGATTGAAGACCAAGAGTTTCTGTCGCCTGAGAACCAGATAAGCTATTAAAATCGTAATCATCACCCTGTGCAAAGCTCATGCAACCTTTCATTGTACAGAAAGCAGAAGATGGTATATCAGAAGCCCCTGGATTGCCATCGGTGGAGCAACCCAGAGGGATTGGTAAATGATCAGACTGGAAGAATACTCTCATGTTCAGAGGCTGAtgcggagaaggagaagaaaattTAGAGTTGGGAATTTTACGAGAGTACTGATGGTTGGTTTGTGGGACTTTCCCCTTTTGAGTGCTCAttgatatatgtatatatagagTCATGAAGCACAGCACAGATCTCTACTTAAAAAAAGACAATATGTATTTGTCTGAAGCAGCTGCATTAAAAAACTTTCTGCAACTtctgtatattattatatttgttgGTGGACACCAAAAAGGTTTGGTCTTTAAATATAGTTTTGCTTTGCCTGCTGGAAGATGTAGAAGATAAGGGGGGCATTTAAGAGGCATAAAATGCTAGTAGGGTAGATCAGATATATAGCTCCATAAAATTCTTTTGCTGCTCTTTTAGTAATGtgcaaagcttcatatggaagATGGTCTTCACAACAAGTCGCCCTTTTGAATAGTGCCACTAAATTtgtttctcaattaaaaaaaaagtttccaACTTGGATAGGGATGAAAAATGATCTTTTGATACATCCAAAGCTCATTTAAATAATTTCCATTATTTGTAAAAGTGCAACTTGATTTAATTTTCCAAGATTAAAGTGAAAGATGcccattatatttttttatttgattaaaaaaaatagaaaaaatttagcATGCCCATTATACTCATTTACTAATTAATGAAGCTGGTTTTATGACATGAATGAATTATCTATAAAGTGAATAAGTACAAACACGATTCTTTCACCAACTCACTGTATAATTTATGTTGCCATTGGATTCTAATTATAAGATTTCAATTTGCTAAAGTTCATCAATAATTATATTACTTTAGTAGATAACAAAATGCATGGATTGATTCTATGGCAATAGTAAACGTGTTAGAAGGAATGAATATAAACAAAGTCCAGGCTACATTCATTTTCATTCATTT
This window harbors:
- the LOC110619160 gene encoding myb family transcription factor PHL5 isoform X1, with protein sequence MTLYIHISMSTQKGKVPQTNHQYSRKIPNSKFSSPSPHQPLNMRVFFQSDHLPIPLGCSTDGNPGASDIPSSAFCTMKGCMSFAQGDDYDFNSLSGSQATETLGLQSTVKSESNKNLTIKETMCQDLHPHSSGGDLFLPILQKSANELNQPNQSHINFKNHQNCENGYQLFSSQFTKPINYNFKPAAKQPKHPCYGIVSANSKSVTSGPAGTCKTRIRWTKDLHKRFVECVDILGGPVKATPKLILKLMGVEGLTIFHVKSHLQKYRISRYIPKSTEGKTNRNLTNTIALDPKAGMQIAETLRMQIDVQKRLQEQLESNLSQIQRNLQSRIEEQGRQLRKMLDLQLVTNKTLTETKNSSDLAFQEDPSNDPIEGLGDFH
- the LOC110619160 gene encoding myb family transcription factor PHL5 isoform X2 produces the protein MTLYIHISMSTQKGKVPQTNHQYSRKIPNSKFSSPSPHQPLNMRVFFQSDHLPIPLGCSTDGNPGASDIPSSAFCTMKGCMSFAQGDDYDFNSLSGSQATETLGLQSTVKSESNKNLTIKETMCQDLHPHSSGGDLFLPILQKSANELNQPNQSHINFKNHQNCENGYQLFSSQFTKPINYNFKPAAKQPKHPCYGIVSANSKSVTSGPAGTCKTRIRWTKDLHKRFVECVDILGGPVKATPKLILKLMGVEGLTIFHVKSHLQKYRISRYIPKSTEGKTNRNLTNTIALDPKAGMQIAETLRMQIDVQKRLQEQLEIQRNLQSRIEEQGRQLRKMLDLQLVTNKTLTETKNSSDLAFQEDPSNDPIEGLGDFH